The DNA segment CAATAGCTGAATAGGAGGAATATAATGAATCTAATAACAATGACTAATATAACTAAGGTATATAATGATGGAGATATGCAATTTACAGCATTATATCCAACTGAATTTTATCTAAATGAAGGAGAATTTGTTGCTATTATAGGTCCTTCAGGTTCTGGGAAAACGACTTTTTTAACTATTCTTGGAAATTTACAAGAAGCAACAAGTGGAGAAATAACATTTTGTGGAGAAAATATAACTAATCTTAATGAAAAGAGAAAAACAGAACTTCGCTTTGAAGAATTTGGATTTATATTACAGGCGTCTAATCTAATTCCATTTCTGAAAGTAGGAGAACAATTAGACTTGATAGATAAGTTGGGCACTCTAGAAAAAGATAAGATGAATCGTAAAGAACTATTTGATATGTTAG comes from the Gemella morbillorum genome and includes:
- a CDS encoding ABC transporter ATP-binding protein — translated: MNLITMTNITKVYNDGDMQFTALYPTEFYLNEGEFVAIIGPSGSGKTTFLTILGNLQEATSGEITFCGENITNLNEKRKTELRFEEFGFILQASNLIPFLKVGEQLDLIDKLGTLEKDKMNRKELFDMLGLEKLKNSYPKELSGGERQRAAIARALYNNPRVILADEPTASLDTNRAHQVADLLAEIAHKQNKGVVMITHDTRLLDKVDRVYRMEDGHLVEIKK